The following proteins are encoded in a genomic region of Roseinatronobacter sp. S2:
- a CDS encoding 3-keto-5-aminohexanoate cleavage protein, translating to MTNPCIIAVAITGSVPTKANNPAVPVTIAEQIESTQEAFEAGASIAHCHVRNEDETPSSDPDKFARLKEGLEKHCPGMIIQLSTGGRSGAGQARGGMLPLRPDMASLSVGSNNFPTRVYENPPDLVDWLASEMLKYDVMPEIEAFDLSHIIQAARMAGDGRLKQPLYVQFVMGVKNAMIADERILDIYIETLKRFAPDALWCAAGIGPNQIVVNEWAIARGGHTRTGLEDNVRLDRDRLAPSNAALVARVAELCTKYDRPVATWQQARDILNLPLRT from the coding sequence ATGACCAATCCTTGCATCATCGCTGTGGCCATCACCGGTTCGGTGCCGACCAAGGCGAATAACCCCGCCGTGCCCGTGACCATCGCCGAACAGATTGAAAGCACGCAAGAAGCGTTCGAGGCGGGCGCGAGCATTGCGCATTGCCATGTGCGCAATGAGGATGAAACCCCGTCATCGGACCCCGATAAATTCGCGCGCCTGAAAGAGGGGCTGGAGAAACACTGCCCCGGCATGATCATCCAGCTATCCACCGGCGGGCGCTCTGGCGCGGGTCAGGCGCGCGGTGGCATGTTGCCCTTGCGCCCCGACATGGCCTCGCTGTCCGTGGGGTCGAATAATTTTCCGACACGCGTGTATGAAAACCCGCCTGACTTGGTGGACTGGCTGGCATCCGAGATGCTGAAATACGATGTTATGCCCGAGATTGAGGCATTCGATTTGTCGCATATCATTCAGGCCGCCAGGATGGCGGGCGATGGCCGTTTGAAACAGCCGCTTTATGTGCAATTCGTCATGGGTGTGAAAAACGCCATGATCGCGGATGAGCGTATTTTGGACATCTATATCGAAACGCTGAAACGGTTTGCCCCTGATGCGCTGTGGTGTGCTGCGGGTATTGGACCGAACCAGATTGTGGTGAATGAATGGGCCATCGCGCGCGGCGGGCATACCCGCACCGGGCTGGAAGACAATGTGCGGCTGGACCGTGACCGGCTGGCGCCCTCCAATGCCGCATTGGTGGCGCGTGTGGCGGAACTGTGCACGAAATATGATCGTCCGGTCGCGACATGGCAACAGGCGCGCGACATTCTGAACCTGCCATTGCGCACATGA
- the hemP gene encoding hemin uptake protein HemP — protein sequence MDTRCDTQFSGAAPDPELPCHDAAILTNGGATAHIALDGQVYTLRITRTRKLILTK from the coding sequence ATGGACACCCGATGCGACACACAATTCAGCGGTGCCGCACCTGATCCTGAATTGCCTTGTCACGACGCAGCCATCCTGACAAACGGGGGGGCAACTGCGCACATCGCCCTTGACGGGCAGGTATATACACTGCGCATCACCCGGACGCGAAAACTTATCTTGACCAAATAG
- the pcaD gene encoding 3-oxoadipate enol-lactonase, translated as MKTVIHNNIVLHIRDEGRRNGVPVLFANSLGTDLRVWDAVLPLLPDGLRLIRYDKRGHGLSDAPPAPYTMDALVADAAAVLDELQVTKAVIVGLSIGGMIAQGLAHARPDLVRGIVLMDTAARIGPEQMWTDRIKAVHDNGIAPLADGVLARWFAPAFHRDHAGQLAVWRNMLCRTTRDGYAGCCAAIAGADLTEATRALDLPAIAMAGSEDGATPPELVRATADLMGAPFHLIDGAGHLPCVENPARVAALIATFLKETA; from the coding sequence ATGAAAACAGTCATTCACAATAACATAGTGCTGCATATCCGCGATGAAGGTCGACGCAATGGGGTGCCTGTGCTGTTCGCCAATTCATTGGGAACCGACTTGCGTGTGTGGGATGCGGTTTTACCGCTGTTGCCGGACGGGCTGCGGCTGATCCGGTATGACAAGCGCGGGCACGGCCTGTCGGACGCGCCGCCCGCCCCTTATACGATGGATGCGTTGGTGGCCGATGCGGCGGCGGTTCTGGATGAATTGCAGGTCACGAAAGCGGTCATTGTCGGATTGTCCATTGGCGGTATGATTGCCCAGGGGCTGGCCCATGCGCGCCCCGATCTGGTGCGCGGCATTGTGCTGATGGATACGGCGGCGCGCATTGGTCCTGAACAGATGTGGACTGATCGCATCAAGGCCGTGCACGATAACGGCATTGCGCCGCTTGCCGACGGGGTTCTGGCGCGCTGGTTTGCGCCCGCCTTTCACCGCGACCATGCGGGCCAACTGGCGGTGTGGCGCAATATGCTGTGCCGCACAACGCGCGACGGGTATGCAGGCTGCTGCGCGGCCATTGCGGGCGCGGACCTGACGGAAGCGACCCGCGCGCTGGATCTGCCCGCAATCGCCATGGCCGGAAGCGAGGATGGCGCAACGCCGCCGGAACTGGTGCGGGCCACTGCCGATCTGATGGGCGCACCGTTTCATCTGATTGACGGGGCAGGGCACCTGCCTTGCGTGGAAAATCCCGCGCGGGTGGCCGCGCTGATCGCAACTTTCCTGAAGGAGACAGCATGA
- the pcaG gene encoding protocatechuate 3,4-dioxygenase subunit alpha: MVQKLNMLQETPSQTAGPYVHIGMMPTYAGNADTFDDEFGTSPIAEGAQGDVIEITGSVYDGTGWAMRDALIESWQPDAQGRFAGQDGADPKVSGFCRFAVDAESGEFCLRTVKPGCVATSDGTLQAPHIVLWIVARGINIGLQTRIYFEDEDNSKDPILARIEQRPRVDTLIAKKTGPGQYRFDIRLQGDGETVFLDM, encoded by the coding sequence ATGGTTCAGAAACTTAACATGCTGCAAGAAACCCCGTCGCAGACTGCCGGACCCTATGTGCATATCGGTATGATGCCGACCTATGCGGGCAACGCAGACACCTTTGACGATGAATTCGGCACAAGCCCGATTGCGGAAGGTGCGCAGGGCGATGTGATCGAGATTACAGGCTCTGTCTATGATGGAACGGGCTGGGCCATGCGCGATGCGCTGATCGAAAGCTGGCAGCCGGATGCACAGGGCAGATTTGCAGGGCAGGACGGCGCCGACCCCAAGGTTTCGGGATTTTGCCGGTTTGCGGTCGATGCCGAAAGCGGCGAGTTTTGTCTGCGCACCGTCAAACCGGGGTGTGTTGCCACCAGCGACGGCACCCTGCAAGCGCCGCATATTGTCCTTTGGATTGTCGCGCGCGGTATCAATATCGGCCTGCAAACCCGCATCTACTTTGAGGATGAGGATAACAGCAAAGACCCCATTCTGGCGCGTATTGAACAGCGCCCGCGTGTGGACACGCTGATCGCCAAAAAGACCGGCCCGGGGCAATACAGGTTCGATATTCGCTTGCAAGGCGATGGCGAAACCGTGTTTCTGGACATGTAA
- the pcaH gene encoding protocatechuate 3,4-dioxygenase subunit beta: MLDGPLIPRNRAIHPDPYDPGYKTSVARSPNLPLLSMDSTPSEETGPRFGHARFGALDNNLILNWTRGAAPAVGERILMHGRVLDEHGRAVPDTLVEIWQANAGGRYRHKKDGYLAPLDPNFGGCGRTLTDAQGRYQFLTIRPGAYPWPNRGNDWRPMHIHISVFGHSFGQRLITQMYFEGDPLIPICPIAATIKDRAQLDRLVAPLDMAASKPLDYLAYKFDIVLRGRRQSMFENKPEGM; this comes from the coding sequence ATGCTTGATGGACCATTGATTCCGCGCAACCGCGCGATACACCCCGACCCCTATGATCCGGGCTATAAAACCAGCGTGGCACGGTCCCCGAACCTGCCGCTTCTGTCGATGGATTCAACCCCGTCCGAAGAAACCGGACCACGTTTCGGACATGCCCGTTTTGGCGCGTTGGACAACAACCTGATCCTGAACTGGACGCGCGGCGCGGCCCCCGCAGTGGGCGAACGTATTTTGATGCATGGGCGCGTGCTGGATGAACATGGCCGCGCTGTGCCCGACACGCTTGTTGAAATCTGGCAGGCCAATGCGGGCGGGCGTTACCGCCATAAGAAAGATGGCTATCTGGCCCCGCTTGACCCCAATTTCGGCGGATGTGGCCGCACGCTGACGGACGCGCAGGGACGCTACCAGTTCCTGACCATTCGCCCCGGCGCCTACCCCTGGCCGAACCGCGGCAATGACTGGCGGCCCATGCATATCCATATTTCGGTATTCGGCCACAGCTTTGGCCAGCGCCTGATCACCCAGATGTATTTTGAGGGCGACCCGCTGATCCCGATTTGCCCGATCGCGGCAACCATCAAGGACCGCGCGCAACTGGACCGTCTGGTGGCCCCGCTGGATATGGCAGCGTCGAAACCGCTGGATTATCTGGCCTATAAGTTCGACATCGTGCTGCGGGGCCGCCGCCAAAGCATGTTCGAAAACAAACCGGAAGGGATGTGA
- a CDS encoding Dps family protein, translated as MTQTAQQLTPSAQEAICEALNQCVAETAVTTMLAQNFHWNVTGMAFGPLHDMFQKIYEDHFVAQDDLAERVKALGGHAEGQLSRMLKRSKVAEHDGNASAEVMIETMAKAQDTLAATLAGAAAVAEEHGDLLTQDLAIGRGQVHEKFAWLLRAHLG; from the coding sequence ATGACCCAGACAGCACAACAACTGACCCCCAGCGCACAAGAAGCCATTTGCGAAGCGCTGAACCAATGCGTGGCGGAAACCGCCGTCACCACAATGCTTGCGCAGAACTTTCACTGGAATGTCACCGGCATGGCCTTTGGGCCGCTGCATGATATGTTCCAGAAAATCTATGAGGATCACTTCGTTGCACAGGACGATCTGGCCGAACGCGTGAAAGCGCTTGGCGGACATGCCGAAGGGCAGCTTTCACGTATGCTCAAGCGTTCCAAAGTGGCAGAGCATGACGGGAATGCCAGCGCCGAGGTGATGATCGAAACCATGGCCAAGGCGCAGGATACGCTGGCCGCAACGCTTGCGGGTGCCGCTGCCGTTGCCGAAGAACATGGCGACCTGCTGACGCAGGATCTGGCCATCGGGCGCGGGCAGGTTCATGAAAAATTTGCATGGTTGCTGCGCGCGCACTTGGGTTGA
- the dxs gene encoding 1-deoxy-D-xylulose-5-phosphate synthase, which produces MPQTPLLDKVTSPADLKRLSDRELRQLADELRAETIAVVSETGGHLGAGLGVVELTVALHAVFDTPRDRLIWDVSHQSYPHKILTGRRDRMRSLRQKDGLSGFTKRSESPYDPFGAAHSSTSISAALGFTMARELGGAPDPALGDAIAVIGDGAISAGMAYEALNNAGHLGRRMFVILNDNEMSIAPPTGAMSSYLSRLYAEKPVQDIKHAMKGAFSLLPGPLQEGARRAKDLLKHATVGGTLFEELGFNYLGPIDGHDLDQLLWVLRTLRERADEPMLIHVLTKKGKGYAPAEGAADRGHARAKFDMVSGKQHKAPSNAPSYTKVFAEALIAEARRDDKVVAVTAAMPDGTGLDLFARQFPKRMFDVAIAEQHGVTFCAGLAAGGMKPFCALYSTFLQRGYDQVVHDVAIQRLPVRFAIDRAGLVGADGATHAGSFDVAFLANLPGMVVMAAADEAELVHMVATAVSHDDGPIAFRFPRGEGTGVDMPERGQVLEIGKGRMIREGSRVAILSFGTRLSEVLLACEALAARGITPTVADARFAKPLDRDLILQLAVNHEALITIEEGAIGGFGSHVAQLLADEGVFDTGLKYRSMVLPDTFIDQASPHDMYAAAAMNAPDIEAKVLSVLGVAQLGKRA; this is translated from the coding sequence ATGCCGCAGACACCGCTACTGGATAAAGTAACCTCGCCCGCTGATTTGAAGCGGCTAAGCGACCGTGAATTGCGCCAGCTTGCGGATGAGTTGCGCGCGGAAACCATTGCGGTTGTGTCGGAAACCGGCGGGCATCTGGGGGCCGGTCTGGGGGTGGTGGAACTGACGGTGGCGTTGCATGCGGTATTCGACACGCCGCGTGACCGGTTGATCTGGGATGTATCGCATCAATCCTATCCGCATAAAATCCTGACAGGGCGGCGCGACCGGATGCGCTCCCTTCGTCAGAAAGACGGGCTGTCGGGGTTCACCAAACGATCGGAATCGCCCTATGACCCGTTCGGGGCTGCGCATAGTTCGACCAGCATTTCAGCCGCGCTGGGCTTTACCATGGCGCGCGAGTTGGGCGGCGCACCCGACCCCGCCCTGGGCGATGCCATTGCGGTTATCGGCGACGGGGCCATCAGCGCGGGCATGGCCTATGAGGCGCTGAACAATGCAGGCCATCTGGGGCGGCGCATGTTTGTCATCCTGAACGACAATGAAATGTCGATTGCACCCCCTACGGGTGCGATGTCCAGCTATCTGTCGCGGCTTTATGCCGAAAAGCCGGTGCAGGACATCAAGCATGCCATGAAAGGTGCCTTCAGCCTGCTGCCCGGGCCGCTTCAGGAAGGGGCGCGCCGCGCCAAGGACTTGCTGAAGCACGCGACCGTCGGCGGCACCTTGTTCGAGGAGTTGGGCTTTAACTACCTTGGTCCGATTGACGGGCATGATCTGGACCAGTTGCTATGGGTGCTGCGCACCCTGCGCGAACGCGCGGATGAACCCATGTTGATTCATGTCCTGACGAAAAAAGGCAAGGGCTATGCCCCTGCCGAAGGGGCGGCAGATCGCGGGCATGCGCGTGCCAAGTTCGACATGGTGTCGGGCAAGCAGCACAAGGCCCCGTCGAATGCGCCAAGCTACACCAAGGTTTTTGCCGAGGCGCTGATCGCCGAGGCCCGCCGCGACGACAAGGTTGTCGCGGTCACCGCTGCAATGCCTGACGGAACGGGGCTGGACCTGTTCGCGCGCCAGTTCCCGAAGCGCATGTTTGATGTGGCCATTGCCGAGCAGCACGGCGTTACCTTTTGCGCGGGGCTGGCGGCCGGGGGCATGAAACCGTTCTGCGCGCTGTATTCGACATTCTTGCAGCGCGGGTATGATCAGGTCGTGCATGATGTGGCGATCCAGCGTCTGCCGGTGCGGTTTGCGATTGACCGCGCAGGGCTGGTGGGGGCGGATGGCGCGACCCATGCGGGCAGTTTTGACGTGGCCTTTCTGGCCAACCTGCCCGGCATGGTGGTGATGGCCGCCGCAGATGAGGCGGAACTGGTGCATATGGTCGCCACCGCCGTTTCCCATGATGACGGCCCTATTGCGTTTCGCTTTCCACGCGGCGAAGGCACCGGCGTGGACATGCCCGAACGCGGGCAGGTGCTGGAAATTGGCAAGGGGCGGATGATCCGCGAAGGATCGCGGGTGGCCATCCTGTCCTTTGGCACGCGCCTGAGCGAAGTGTTGCTGGCGTGCGAAGCGCTGGCGGCCAGGGGAATTACCCCCACGGTTGCAGATGCACGTTTTGCCAAGCCGCTGGACCGTGACCTTATTTTGCAACTTGCGGTCAATCATGAAGCGCTGATCACCATTGAAGAAGGGGCCATTGGCGGCTTCGGCAGTCATGTGGCGCAACTTCTGGCGGATGAAGGCGTGTTCGATACGGGGCTGAAATACCGGTCCATGGTGCTGCCTGATACGTTCATAGATCAAGCCAGCCCGCATGACATGTATGCCGCCGCAGCAATGAACGCGCCCGATATTGAAGCCAAAGTTTTGTCTGTTTTGGGGGTGGCGCAGCTTGGCAAACGTGCCTGA
- the pcaC gene encoding 4-carboxymuconolactone decarboxylase, with protein sequence MTNRYDTGMSVRRSVLGDAHVDRAEAARSDLDTPFQTLITESAWGTVWASDAISRRERSMLTLALLAATGNFEEIPMHIRATAQTGASARDVMEAFQHVAIYAGVPRANHAIKLAKATFAEMEAANNA encoded by the coding sequence ATGACCAACCGTTATGACACCGGAATGTCGGTGCGGCGCAGTGTTTTGGGGGATGCCCATGTCGACCGTGCCGAAGCGGCCCGCAGCGATCTGGACACGCCGTTTCAGACATTGATCACCGAAAGCGCGTGGGGCACCGTCTGGGCATCAGATGCGATAAGCCGCCGTGAACGGTCGATGCTGACATTGGCCTTGCTGGCCGCGACCGGCAATTTCGAAGAAATTCCCATGCATATCCGCGCAACCGCGCAAACCGGCGCAAGCGCGCGCGATGTCATGGAAGCGTTCCAGCATGTGGCGATCTATGCGGGCGTTCCGCGTGCAAATCACGCGATAAAACTGGCGAAAGCCACCTTTGCCGAGATGGAGGCGGCAAACAATGCTTGA
- a CDS encoding metal ABC transporter permease, which yields MTALLSSNIVQTVLFGAALLGAISGMLGAFAVLRQQSLLGDALSHAALPGVCLGFLVAGGRDLGSVLAGAFFTGALAALIMQLIVRRTTLKTDAALGIVLSVFFAVGVVALTYIQGQGGAASAGLTTFLFGQAAAILRSDLWIMGAGGLAALALVLALWKEFKLVSFDADFARAQGLPVTWIEGALTVMVAFAIVIGLQLVGVVLMVALLIAPAAAARQWTRALGSMVVLSAAFGATAGALGALISASARGLATGPVVVLIATAFVVISMLVAPRRGLIWQALAARAMRARISEGRVLTALQDLANAHDDTAYKAERGMLNTALGAAPHAMRIQALERRGLIQQVTHPPETTPHWELTKAGHAEARALSGTPTDADKDTP from the coding sequence ATGACCGCGCTTTTGTCCAGCAATATCGTGCAGACCGTGCTGTTCGGTGCGGCCTTGCTGGGCGCCATCAGCGGCATGCTGGGGGCCTTTGCCGTGCTGCGCCAGCAAAGCCTGCTGGGGGACGCACTTAGTCACGCCGCCCTGCCGGGTGTGTGCCTTGGGTTTCTTGTGGCGGGCGGGCGCGATCTGGGCAGTGTGCTGGCGGGTGCGTTTTTCACCGGCGCGCTGGCGGCATTGATCATGCAACTGATTGTGCGGCGCACCACCCTGAAAACCGACGCGGCGCTGGGAATTGTGCTGAGTGTGTTTTTCGCAGTTGGCGTTGTGGCATTGACCTATATTCAGGGCCAAGGCGGGGCGGCTTCGGCGGGGTTGACGACCTTTCTGTTCGGGCAGGCCGCCGCGATCCTGCGCAGTGATCTTTGGATCATGGGCGCAGGCGGGCTGGCGGCGCTGGCACTGGTGCTGGCCCTGTGGAAGGAATTCAAGCTGGTCAGTTTTGATGCGGATTTCGCGCGCGCCCAAGGGCTGCCGGTGACATGGATCGAAGGCGCGCTGACCGTGATGGTGGCCTTCGCCATCGTCATCGGCCTGCAACTGGTGGGCGTTGTGCTGATGGTTGCCCTGCTGATTGCCCCTGCGGCGGCTGCGCGGCAATGGACCCGCGCGCTAGGTTCCATGGTGGTGCTGTCTGCCGCATTTGGGGCGACAGCGGGCGCATTGGGGGCGTTGATCAGCGCGTCTGCGCGCGGGCTTGCAACAGGGCCGGTTGTCGTGCTGATTGCGACTGCTTTTGTGGTGATCTCCATGTTGGTGGCACCACGGCGCGGGCTGATCTGGCAGGCACTGGCCGCGCGCGCCATGCGCGCACGCATCAGCGAAGGGCGTGTTCTGACAGCCCTGCAAGACCTGGCAAATGCGCATGACGACACCGCCTACAAGGCAGAACGCGGCATGTTGAACACAGCACTGGGCGCAGCCCCCCACGCCATGCGGATACAGGCACTTGAACGGCGCGGCCTGATCCAGCAAGTCACCCACCCGCCCGAAACAACCCCCCATTGGGAACTGACCAAGGCCGGACATGCCGAAGCGCGCGCCTTGTCAGGCACACCGACAGATGCAGACAAGGACACCCCATGA
- a CDS encoding metal ABC transporter solute-binding protein, Zn/Mn family, protein MHRPITFTTALALALGLAPNAMADEAPLKVLATIGMIADVARNVADPCVDISTLIGTGTDPHDYSATPRDVQALAGAELIFYVDPALEERLAGVLQDFSDRTPTVGLIAATFDDADLLADPDAPGTLDPHLWMDVSRWARIAPVIADAITDLRPACAHTIQTGLDDYLVQLDALHNWVGDTIATIPQDQRMLITAHDAFAYYSAAYGIEASEAIEGISTTSEASIRDIRDVAAFVVDNNVPAVFVETTLNPRTIDALIAEVQSLGHDVTLGGELYSDAMGDDGTADGTYIGMIRHNTATIAQALGGTVPPLPDALHAWAETWDMAH, encoded by the coding sequence ATGCACCGCCCCATTACATTTACCACCGCACTTGCACTGGCACTGGGCCTTGCGCCCAATGCCATGGCCGATGAGGCACCGCTGAAAGTTCTGGCAACAATCGGCATGATCGCAGATGTGGCACGCAATGTTGCAGACCCTTGTGTTGATATATCAACGCTGATCGGTACGGGCACCGACCCGCATGACTACTCCGCCACACCGCGCGATGTGCAGGCCCTTGCAGGTGCGGAACTGATCTTTTACGTCGATCCCGCACTGGAAGAACGGCTTGCGGGTGTCTTGCAGGATTTCTCGGACCGCACACCGACCGTCGGGCTGATTGCAGCAACTTTCGATGATGCCGATCTGCTGGCAGACCCGGATGCCCCCGGAACGCTTGACCCGCATCTGTGGATGGATGTCAGCCGCTGGGCAAGGATTGCGCCTGTCATCGCCGATGCCATCACCGATTTGCGGCCCGCCTGCGCGCACACCATCCAGACCGGTCTTGATGACTACCTGGTGCAGCTGGATGCCCTGCATAACTGGGTGGGCGACACCATTGCGACCATTCCACAAGATCAGCGCATGCTGATTACCGCGCATGATGCCTTCGCCTATTATTCTGCCGCATATGGCATCGAAGCGTCAGAAGCGATCGAAGGCATAAGCACCACATCAGAGGCCAGCATTCGCGACATCCGCGATGTCGCGGCCTTCGTCGTGGACAATAACGTGCCCGCAGTTTTCGTGGAAACCACGCTGAACCCGCGCACGATTGATGCGCTGATTGCCGAAGTGCAATCCTTGGGGCATGATGTCACCCTTGGGGGGGAATTGTATTCCGATGCAATGGGCGATGACGGCACCGCCGATGGAACCTATATCGGGATGATCCGCCATAACACGGCAACCATCGCGCAGGCACTTGGCGGCACAGTGCCCCCGCTGCCAGACGCGCTGCACGCATGGGCAGAAACATGGGATATGGCACACTGA
- a CDS encoding metal ABC transporter ATP-binding protein: MRDDNLHEPQFALHVEDLTVTYGADPALWDIDLDIPPGVMAAIVGPNGSGKSTLLKTALGLVRPVAGHVRFLGRPVRQMRGQIGYVPQRHSVDWDFPTTARDVVEMGLYGKIGWFRRPNAADRARALDALRELGMQDYADRQISQLSGGQQQRVFIARALVQDAPILILDEPMAGVDAATEAVIIDLLHRLRAQGRTIIVVHHDLTTVQSYFDWLVMMNVRIIAQGPVAETYTPENLRATYGRQLAMIASGATTETGADTGTDTDTGTQK, encoded by the coding sequence ATGCGCGACGACAACCTGCACGAGCCTCAATTCGCCCTTCATGTTGAAGATCTGACCGTAACCTATGGCGCAGATCCCGCGCTTTGGGACATTGATCTGGATATTCCGCCGGGGGTGATGGCGGCGATTGTCGGGCCGAACGGATCTGGCAAATCAACGCTGTTGAAAACCGCGCTGGGGCTGGTGCGGCCTGTCGCGGGGCATGTCCGTTTTCTGGGCCGTCCGGTGCGCCAGATGCGCGGCCAGATCGGTTATGTCCCCCAACGCCACAGCGTTGACTGGGATTTTCCGACAACGGCGCGCGATGTGGTCGAAATGGGCCTTTATGGCAAAATTGGCTGGTTCCGCCGCCCGAATGCGGCAGATCGCGCGCGCGCACTGGATGCGCTGCGCGAACTTGGCATGCAGGACTATGCCGACCGTCAGATCAGCCAGCTTTCGGGCGGGCAACAGCAGCGTGTGTTCATTGCCCGCGCGCTGGTGCAGGATGCCCCGATCCTGATTCTTGATGAACCCATGGCCGGTGTGGACGCCGCAACCGAAGCCGTGATCATCGACCTGTTGCACCGCCTGCGCGCACAGGGGCGCACCATCATCGTGGTGCATCATGATCTGACAACGGTGCAAAGTTATTTCGACTGGCTGGTGATGATGAATGTTCGTATCATCGCGCAAGGACCGGTTGCCGAAACCTATACGCCCGAAAACCTGCGCGCCACCTACGGGCGGCAACTGGCCATGATTGCATCGGGCGCGACCACAGAGACGGGTGCAGATACGGGCACAGATACGGACACGGGCACACAGAAATGA
- a CDS encoding DUF1289 domain-containing protein: MSKIPSPCIDVCKFKREGHCIGCSMTKPQKSMFKKLKKETHQRAFLDLLMHQQNDLGKYRHWPDAYRKRCEKKGVKAPF; this comes from the coding sequence ATGAGCAAGATCCCCTCGCCCTGCATTGACGTGTGCAAATTCAAACGCGAAGGTCACTGCATCGGATGTTCGATGACCAAGCCGCAGAAATCCATGTTCAAGAAGCTGAAAAAAGAAACGCACCAGAGGGCCTTTCTGGACCTTCTGATGCATCAGCAAAACGATCTTGGAAAATACCGCCACTGGCCAGACGCCTATCGCAAGCGTTGCGAGAAGAAAGGCGTTAAAGCGCCGTTTTAG
- a CDS encoding metal ABC transporter permease, whose product MIDAYFASIPAMIMTTGILVGASGALLGSFLVLRGNSMLTDAISHSIVLGIIVVWMLTGHLTGPFQILGAAVTGLLTVVLSEALAKSGLVKMDAAIGLIFPALFAAGVILISLNARNVHIDVDTVLLGEIGFVWLHTLTLGGVRIPVAVATLSVVFAVNLAFVLAFWKELKLTTFDAGLAAALGLFPGVLHYAILTLTSVTAVAAFDAVGAILFIAFVIVPPATAYLLTRRLWLMVVLAVTISVLSCVTGYLLAVYWNVSIGGMMAATTGVWFALALLLAPGRGLVSQALRQGSERLDHDCRTLVAHLYTHQDSPDMPEENTRRALTDHLRWSEHRARATILRALDRDLIERRDGLLALRPKGQAVAEGIFARHHKSQTA is encoded by the coding sequence ATGATTGACGCCTATTTTGCATCAATCCCGGCCATGATCATGACCACCGGCATTCTGGTTGGCGCATCGGGCGCATTGCTGGGCAGTTTTCTTGTGCTGCGCGGCAATTCCATGCTGACCGATGCCATAAGCCATTCGATTGTATTGGGGATCATCGTGGTCTGGATGCTGACGGGCCACCTGACCGGCCCTTTCCAGATACTGGGTGCGGCAGTCACAGGGTTGCTGACGGTGGTTCTGTCCGAAGCGCTTGCAAAATCGGGGCTGGTCAAGATGGATGCCGCAATCGGGCTGATCTTTCCGGCATTATTTGCAGCAGGGGTCATCCTGATTTCACTGAACGCGCGCAATGTGCATATTGATGTGGACACGGTGCTTCTGGGCGAAATCGGGTTTGTGTGGCTGCATACACTGACACTGGGGGGCGTGCGTATTCCGGTTGCTGTGGCCACGTTAAGTGTCGTTTTCGCGGTCAATCTGGCCTTTGTTCTGGCCTTCTGGAAGGAACTGAAACTGACCACATTCGATGCCGGTCTGGCGGCGGCGCTGGGGCTGTTTCCGGGGGTATTGCATTATGCGATCCTGACCCTGACCAGCGTGACCGCCGTTGCGGCCTTTGACGCGGTGGGCGCTATTTTGTTCATCGCATTTGTGATTGTGCCGCCTGCAACGGCCTATCTGCTGACACGCCGACTGTGGCTTATGGTCGTGCTGGCGGTCACAATTTCGGTGCTGTCCTGCGTCACCGGATATCTGCTGGCGGTTTACTGGAACGTGTCGATCGGGGGCATGATGGCCGCGACGACGGGCGTTTGGTTCGCGCTGGCCTTGTTGCTGGCACCGGGCCGCGGGCTGGTATCGCAGGCGCTGCGCCAAGGTTCGGAACGGCTGGACCATGACTGCCGGACATTGGTTGCCCATCTATACACCCATCAAGACAGCCCCGACATGCCGGAAGAAAACACCCGCCGCGCCTTGACCGACCACCTGCGCTGGTCGGAACACCGTGCACGCGCCACGATATTGCGCGCACTGGACCGCGACCTGATAGAGCGCCGCGACGGTTTGCTGGCATTGCGCCCCAAAGGTCAGGCCGTAGCCGAAGGAATATTTGCGCGCCATCACAAATCCCAGACCGCCTGA